One window of the Mycoplasmopsis anatis genome contains the following:
- a CDS encoding MurR/RpiR family transcriptional regulator: MINNYKKSHLIKKLLYSTNIEGAFGQFSKIILENIHRIELISVDTLSELTYCSQSTISKFIKKLGYDSFESFKLDLTEYLNNTNKILKKQITNTEIAKLINDFTGKISNYNFKSIIKEINKANKILLFASGGSNRHIEEFYISLKRMGINIVKDNDFSTNYANAFNADELSYVICVSNSYKTIETVLPANLAFNKSNKGFIFTSNKNIQNKNNIKVFNCSEYVDSEKINPIVFSLLSTIFFSLLVNSI, translated from the coding sequence ATGATAAATAACTATAAGAAAAGTCATTTAATAAAGAAATTATTATATAGTACTAATATTGAAGGTGCATTTGGTCAATTTTCTAAAATAATATTAGAAAATATTCATCGAATTGAACTAATTAGTGTAGATACCTTAAGTGAATTAACATATTGTTCACAATCAACAATAAGCAAATTTATTAAAAAGTTAGGTTATGATTCATTTGAAAGTTTTAAGCTTGACTTAACCGAATATTTGAATAACACAAATAAAATCTTAAAAAAGCAAATTACTAACACCGAGATAGCTAAACTTATTAATGATTTTACAGGTAAAATTTCAAATTATAATTTTAAGAGCATTATTAAAGAAATTAATAAAGCTAATAAAATATTATTATTTGCCTCAGGTGGTTCTAATAGACACATAGAAGAATTTTATATAAGTCTAAAACGAATGGGCATCAATATAGTTAAGGATAATGATTTTTCAACTAATTATGCAAATGCTTTTAATGCTGATGAATTGAGTTATGTTATTTGTGTTTCTAATAGCTACAAAACAATAGAAACAGTTTTACCAGCAAATTTAGCATTCAACAAAAGTAATAAAGGATTTATTTTTACTTCTAATAAAAATATTCAAAACAAAAATAATATCAAGGTATTTAACTGTTCAGAATATGTTGATTCTGAAAAAATAAATCCAATAGTTTTTAGTTTATTAAGTACAATCTTCTTTTCATTATTAGTTAATTCAATATAG
- a CDS encoding histidinol-phosphatase, with amino-acid sequence MKYDYHIHTFYCKHSDLTVNEIVQEYFKNNFIEIGISDHIPYKGDLDSKDNSRMYYKELESYINDIKIEQEKYQNKLKINIGFESEFFSSQIQWYKELLSRKEVDYLILGIHAVENLDEENNFNRNCTNKEQLKRYWKAINEGMRSGLFAYAVHPDFYMKSYQEWDDECDELANKICDLANELDFPLGFNINGIWKGPRQIGKVFRNKYPIHEFWKIAKKKNVKIILESDVHHKKQLYDTEIISKTYSLIKEWGLEEQLVSKLDLEKYKKNLNIKYNLGK; translated from the coding sequence ATGAAATATGATTACCACATTCACACCTTTTATTGTAAACATTCCGATTTAACTGTAAATGAAATAGTACAGGAATATTTTAAAAATAACTTTATTGAAATTGGAATTAGCGACCATATCCCTTATAAAGGAGATTTGGACTCAAAAGATAATTCAAGAATGTACTACAAAGAGCTAGAAAGTTATATAAATGATATTAAAATTGAACAAGAAAAATACCAAAATAAATTAAAAATAAATATTGGTTTTGAAAGTGAATTTTTTAGTAGTCAAATTCAATGGTATAAAGAGTTATTATCAAGAAAAGAAGTTGATTATTTAATTCTTGGAATTCATGCTGTTGAAAATCTTGATGAAGAAAATAATTTTAATCGTAATTGTACTAATAAAGAACAACTTAAGAGATATTGAAAAGCAATTAACGAAGGTATGAGAAGCGGTTTATTTGCATATGCAGTTCATCCTGATTTCTATATGAAATCTTATCAAGAGTGGGATGATGAATGTGATGAATTGGCTAATAAAATTTGTGATTTAGCAAATGAATTAGATTTCCCACTAGGATTTAACATTAATGGTATATGAAAAGGTCCTAGACAAATAGGAAAAGTTTTTAGAAATAAATATCCAATTCATGAATTTTGGAAAATTGCAAAGAAGAAAAATGTCAAAATTATTCTCGAATCAGATGTACATCACAAAAAACAATTATATGACACAGAAATAATTAGTAAAACTTACTCATTAATAAAAGAGTGAGGTTTAGAAGAACAACTTGTATCTAAATTAGATCTTGAAAAATATAAGAAAAATTTAAATATTAAATATAATCTCGGTAAATAA
- a CDS encoding PTS transporter subunit EIIC — translation MTKAIKNTSTTFFKSLRSGLERFGRAMILPVSIIPLLAIVGALGYILASVGQKTGIYGTSLAYKTFADSVKIIGMAPIYNLDILFSIGLAAGLAKDEKVSAGICGIAALIGFYFAGYALLEIGKLKSLLDVNIVGKLQTINRFGKYSTSFDLNALGGILAGYLAYGIHKITYKLQFPTFISFFGGPKFSPVASLLTAFIVGFPLTYLWIYIYKGIAALGNGIRASGAFGSFLYGSTNRLLLPFGLHNIPNAILRYTAAGGTFTAADGHEVTGFYSILIEKMSAGLPINATDSMISNGTYPTNIFSLPGAAVAMFLACPKDKRKQAAPIIFGAVSSSILSGVTEPIEFTFIFTAPILWLVHCLLTGLVYMTMYLAGVGMIAGTGEGIITYLIYNLPSYQNISRVWMLFVLGPVFFAVYFGVFYFLIKQFNLKTPGRDEEAFKLFTKKDFKEKLNSSSNQVVSNDKIKDEKIEDIQMAQQLLEFYGGFENINEISCCISRLRISVKDKSLVNKDAIIQIGAKGVVESGEQVQSVFGAKAMVYSRIMNNLK, via the coding sequence ATGACAAAAGCGATTAAAAATACTTCTACTACTTTTTTCAAAAGTCTTAGAAGTGGTCTTGAACGTTTTGGTAGAGCTATGATTTTGCCGGTTTCAATAATTCCTTTATTAGCGATTGTTGGAGCTCTTGGGTATATTTTAGCATCTGTCGGACAAAAAACTGGAATTTATGGAACCAGTTTAGCTTATAAAACATTCGCTGATTCAGTTAAAATCATTGGTATGGCACCAATTTATAACCTTGATATACTATTTTCTATAGGTTTAGCTGCTGGATTAGCAAAAGATGAAAAAGTTTCAGCGGGAATCTGTGGTATCGCCGCATTAATTGGATTCTACTTTGCTGGCTATGCTCTTTTGGAAATAGGAAAATTGAAGTCACTTCTTGATGTTAATATTGTTGGTAAACTTCAAACTATTAATCGTTTCGGTAAATATTCAACAAGTTTTGACTTAAATGCACTAGGTGGAATTCTTGCTGGTTATTTAGCTTATGGAATTCACAAAATTACATATAAATTACAATTTCCTACATTTATTTCGTTCTTTGGAGGACCTAAATTTAGTCCTGTAGCTAGTTTATTAACTGCTTTTATTGTTGGTTTCCCATTAACTTACCTTTGAATTTATATTTATAAAGGTATTGCCGCATTAGGAAATGGAATAAGAGCTTCAGGAGCTTTCGGTTCATTTTTATACGGTTCAACTAACCGTTTACTATTACCGTTTGGTCTACACAACATTCCAAACGCAATTCTTCGTTACACAGCGGCAGGGGGGACATTTACAGCCGCTGATGGTCATGAAGTAACAGGATTTTACAGTATTTTAATTGAGAAAATGAGTGCTGGACTTCCAATTAATGCTACTGATAGTATGATTAGTAATGGTACATATCCAACTAATATTTTCTCACTTCCTGGAGCTGCAGTTGCAATGTTTTTAGCTTGTCCTAAAGACAAAAGAAAACAAGCTGCTCCGATTATCTTTGGTGCTGTTTCTTCATCAATTCTTAGTGGAGTTACTGAACCAATTGAATTTACATTTATATTTACTGCACCAATTCTTTGACTAGTACACTGTTTACTAACTGGTTTAGTATACATGACTATGTATCTAGCAGGTGTTGGAATGATAGCAGGAACTGGTGAAGGAATAATTACATACTTGATTTATAACTTACCTTCATATCAAAATATCTCAAGAGTTTGAATGTTATTTGTTCTTGGTCCTGTATTCTTTGCGGTATACTTTGGAGTATTTTACTTCTTAATTAAACAATTTAATCTTAAAACTCCAGGACGTGATGAGGAAGCATTTAAATTGTTCACTAAGAAAGATTTCAAAGAAAAATTAAATAGTTCATCAAATCAAGTTGTTTCAAATGACAAGATTAAAGATGAAAAAATAGAAGATATCCAAATGGCCCAACAGCTATTAGAATTTTACGGTGGATTTGAAAATATAAACGAAATCTCATGTTGCATTTCTAGATTAAGAATATCAGTAAAAGATAAGTCTCTTGTAAATAAAGATGCAATTATTCAAATAGGTGCAAAAGGTGTGGTTGAATCAGGAGAACAAGTTCAGTCGGTTTTTGGTGCTAAAGCAATGGTTTATTCAAGAATCATGAACAACTTAAAATAA